Below is a genomic region from Kribbella qitaiheensis.
GATCCACAACGGCGGACGGTTGCGGTTCGGCCCGGACGGATTCCTGTACGCCGGTACGGGTGACGGCAGCGATCGGCCGAACTCGCAGAACGACGACTCGCTCGGCGGCAAGATCCTGCGCATCACCACCGAGGGCAAGGCGGCACCCGACAACCCCGGCGGAAGGCTGTGGATCTCCAAGGGCCATCGCAACGTGCAGGGGCTCGCCTTCGCCGGGAGTCAGCTGTACGCGGCCGAGTTCGGGCAGGACACCTGGGACGAACTGAACGCGATCACCCCCGGCGCCAACTACGGCTGGCCCGCCGTCGAGGGCATCAGCCAACTCGACGGCATGGCCGACCCGATCGCCCAATGGCGCACCAGCGACGCGTCGCCGTCCGGAATAACATTTGCCCAGGGCTACATCTTCATGGCCGGCCTCCGAGGCGAACGCCTCTGGGCGATCCCGGTAGCCGAAGGCCGCCGTACGGGCAAACCAGTCGCCTTCTTCACCAAACAATTCGGCCGCCTCCGCACAGTAGAAGCCGCCCCCGACGGCTCCTTGTGGCTAACCACCTCAAACACCGACGGCCGAGCCACCCCCAAACCCGGCGACGACCGCATCCTCCGAGTAACCATCACCCACTAGCCCGACGTACGACGCCCACGCAGCTCCTCCGTCGGGCCCTGGTTGGCCTCTGCCCACATGGTTCGCCGCCACCTGGTTCCCGGGGTCCGGGTGGCCCGGGATCGGGTCCGCTGACGCGATGTTCGGCCGATAGCGCGCTATAAGTCCGGCAGCGGACGAAAAACCCGGCAGCTCGACTTCCCGAACCCGCCCTCGCCGAGCAGGCTAAGCAGCGTTCAACCAGTAGCACCTGACACACCGCGAAACCGGAGGCCCTTGTGCACCAGATGAGCACGGCCACCGGAGGGAATACTCAACCGATGCTCAAAGACGCCGAATCGGGGGCCGATCGGTCGGGACACCCCCGGACCGGGGCCAGCCTCACCAAGGCCGGCACGAACCCGGGCCGGCCTCGCCGACCACACCCGGCGGGTCACACCTCCCCGCGGGATCCGCGTAGCTGTGTCCCCACAGCTTGACTCCCTTAGCCTCGATCCACCGATCGGGCTGATGTGGATTGATGGCGTTGCTGGGCTGTTTGTGGCGTGGTGGGGAGTCCCGCCTCGCTGCGGGGGGTGTTCCGCTTCGGGTTTCCGGTCGGGCCGATGTTCGGAGTGGTGGTCAGGGCATGGTGGTTGCGTGGCCCGCAGACGTGAGCGAACAGGCGGGTCCATGGTGTCTGCCATGGCCAGTTGCGGGGTAGGTGCAGGGTGATCCGCCGTGCGGACGGGGCGATCCGGGTGGCGACGTTGATGAGTTTGCGTCGGATCGTGGCGGTGACGGCCTTGGCGAGGTTGCCGCCGGTGAGGGTGGCGGCGGCGCGGGTGAGGTTGAACGCATCACGGCGGCACCAGCCAGGCGGCGTTCGCGGCGAATATCCCGGACGGCAGGTGCGCGAGTGGTGAGTTCTTCAGGTCGGCGTTGACTTGTTCGATGATCGCGTGACCGCGGTGAGTCTTGTCCGCGGTGACGGTGTCCATCACGTCGGTGGTGACGGTGGTGAAGAAGGCATGGAACCGCCAGGTGTCGAACAGGGCCTCCTGCCCGGCGGCCTTGTTCTTGTCGGTGTTGAGGTCGGGGATGCGGCGGACCACGAGCCGGCCAGGGACCTGCTCGGCCAACTTGGCGGCCGCGAACGCTGTGAACGAGATCTCGGCGACCTCGGCGCGGGAGGTCCATCGGCCGGTTTGCTCGTCGTAGATCGCGTCTTTGTACTCGATCGTGGTCCAGGCGTCGTCGGCGATGCGCGCGATCGCGGCCTTGACCCGCAAGTCCTGGCGCACGGTGACCGACACCTCGGCACCGGCACGGACCGCGGCCAGCACCAGACCACGCCCGTAGAAGGCCGAGTCGGCCCGCACCAGCGGCGTGCGGCCCGATAGCCCACGCACGGTCTTCAACGCATCGGTGACCAGGCGGTTGGCGCCGCCTGGCGACCCGCACGCCCCCTTCCGCAGCCGCTGGGCCACGATCACCGGCGCGGTACTGGTGGTGGTGACCGTGGCCAGCAGCGCGTTCAGGCCCCGCACCCCCGCAATAGCCGAACCCGGCGCCCTGCTTGGCATAGCCGTGCACCTCGACGATCGTGTCATCGACATCGACCAGCACGAACTCGCCGCCACCGTCGCCGACCGGGCCGACCAGCGGCGTCTTGGCGGCCGGCGCGACCACGAACCGCGACGCGACCGCGTCGAGTTGCCGGACATGCCCGAAGGTGAAGGCACGCAGGAACGACCCCAGCGTCGACGGTGCGTAGGCGTGATCGAACACCCGGCCCATGCCGCCATGGCGCAGCAAAGCCATGTCGTCGATCGAGTCCGCGCCGGCCACCATCCCCGCAACCAGCGAGCAGACCTTCAGGCCCGCGTTCGCGCCCTTGTCCGTCGGCACACTCAACCGCTGATCGGCCAGGACCAGAAGGCCTGCCGACTCCGCCAGCGCCATCACCGCAACCAGCCCGGCCGACGACACGAGATTCGGATCGTCGAACACCGCCGACCTCACCCGCAGCGTGTGAGAAAGTCGCATCTACGAGATGCCCTTCGTTCTGGTACGAATTGGACCCTAGAGAAGTCAAATTCTTCCAGCACGTAAGGGCACTCTCACGTTCCGACCCGCTCCCTCAAACACCCTCATCGGTGGATCGAGGCTTAGCCCCTGGGATGTCTCCGTCGCGGCTCGCGCGCGGGTTGCTTCCGGCGGGCGCTTGGTCAGCCAGGCATGGGTAAAGCTGCTCTCCACCTCATGCCAGGTGAGGGGCGAGGCGTCAGGCCGCAACGAGCGACGCCGTCATCTCAGGCGGCGTCGGTGAGGGTTGTGGTGCTGAGGTTGGTCTGTTGGTCCAGGAGGGCTCGGGCGACTGAGGCGTCCGCGGCTGCGCAGCGGACCTCGTAGCGTGACGGGAGCGGGTCGGTGAAGACCGCGTCTGGGCGGTTGTGCACCAGGCCGCGGAAGAGACCCACGAGAGCGCCGACCAGCACGCCGTACACCAGGCCCCAGAGCATCACGGCGAGGCCGCTCAAGTTCGTGTCCGCGACCAGCGTCACGAAGACGGCTGCCAGCAACCCGAGGCCGAGCCCGGTGCTCGCGCTCTTGGCCGCGAGCCGCGCAGTCGAAGTACGGGGTCTCTCGGTCAGGACGAGTTCGGCTCCGACGATGGCCAGGCTGTGACGGCCCATCCCGGACGATCGCAGAAAGCCGACCGTCTCTTGTGCCTCCGGGTAACTCTTCGCGGAGACGATCACCGTGTCGTGAACCAGAACCTCAACCCCAGGCCGCAAGACATTCCCTTCCAACGCAGACCGAACCGGACCCCTCCACTAGTACCAGCCCCTGACAAAGCGAAACCCCACCAACGAATGAACTGTGAGAGGCCGCACCAACATCTCGCGGAAGAAGCCGGCATCGGGCGCTGTTGCGGCGATCGCCATTCTTGGCTCGCGCTAGCATCGACAACAGGCAACTCCCGGCAGCCGTCCGCTCCCGTTCCGCCCTCGACCGGGGACCGGACAGTTGGAGTGGGACCGATGAACAGCACCTGGCAACACTTGATTGTTCGTCCCGGCGACAAGGTGCAGGCGACTGGAAAATTCGTGGTCTCCAGCGCCTCCTCAGCCATCATGTGCGCGGAGGTTGCCCTAGCACTGGGTGGTGATCGAACCGCCTGCTCCGAGAACCTGCAGGTCCCTGTCGTCGGCCTTGACCCCAATAGACTTGTCTACGGCGGCAGGTACGAGGGCCGCCGGTACGGCAGTGCCACGGTCATCGGGACATGGTCTGCTGGACGAATCCAGATCGAGCAGCAATTCGCACCTCAACCCGGCGAGGACCCGCCTAGCCTCGGCGTGCCGGGTCCACCCCCTGCTGAAGGCTGGCAATCGGGTGCCCTGCCTAGCCTTGACCAATTGCAGGATCACCTGGTCAGCAACGCGACTCGATACGGACCTCTCCGGGTCGCAACGGCGAGTGATGTTCCAGGCTCGGCTTGTCCCAGGAGCGACCCCCAGATCGCCGTCGTGCCTGTCGTCGGCGACCTCGAATCCGCCCGCACAGAGCTGGCCGGAGTCTTCACCGGCAACCTCTGTCTGGTCCCCGCCAGCCACAGCATCTACGACTGGGCGACGGCCCAGAACGCCTTGCTGGATCTGATGAACGACACCGATAACGGGATCTCCTTGATCGCCAGCGGAGGCGACCGGCCGATCGACTTGCACATGCTCCTTCTCTCCGAGGAGCTGTATCGCAAACTGCAGGCGATCGGTATCGAGCTCATTGCCCCTCGACCAAGCATCTTCCCGGTCGGCTAGGGCCTGCCCACGAGTTCCGTCCATGACTGCAGGTTGATCCAATTAGCGCGTCAACTGTCGCCCTGCCGTCCGCCTGGAGCTTGACTGCTGGCAACCCGCACCTGGCCTCGAGCGGCGACGTAGACATCCCAGGAGCTTGGAGGTCAAGCTGTGGGGACGCAGCTGCGCGGCTCCCGCGGGGAGGTGACCCGCCGGGTGTGGTCGGCGAGGCCAGCCCGGATTCGTGCCGGGGGCTTGGTGAGTCCAGCCCCGGACCGGGCGTGTCCCGACCGATCGGCCCCCGATTCGGCGTCTTTGAGCACCGGTTGAGCATTCCCCGCGGTGGCCGTGCTCATCTGGTGCACAAGGATCGCCCCGGGTGTCGCGTTGTGGAAGGGGTGTCAGGTGCTGCCGGCTGAACGCTGCTTAGCCTGCTCGACGAGGCGGGTTTGGGTCGTCGGCTGTCAGGCTTTCGTCCGCTGCCGGACTTATAGCGCGCTATCGGCCGAACATCGCGTCAGCGGACCCCGATCCCAGGGTCCACCCGCACCCCGGGAACCAGGTGTCGGCGAACCATGGTCGGCAGCGCCCGACGGCGGAGCGGCGGTCCGGGCGGGCGGGAGCGCCGATGGAGGGGCGTGGTGTAGTACGTGGGCCCGGGGGTGTGCGGCCCCGGGCCCCGGTGTGGGTGTTAGATGCCGAGTTTGGTGTTGAGGAGTTCTCGGACCTTTGCTGCGTCTGCCTGGCCTCGCATGTCTTTCATGACGGCGCCGATGAGGGCGCCGGCTGCTGCGGGTTTGCCGGAGTTGACCTTTTCGACGACGTCCGGATTGGCGGCGATGGCGCGGTCGATTGCTTCGATCAGGGCGGAGTCGTCCGAGACCAGGGCGAGGCCGCGGGACTCCATGATTTCGGCGGGGGTGCCTTCGCCCTTGACCAGGCCGTCGAAGACCTGGCGGGCGAGTTTGTCGTTCAGGGCACCGGAGTCGACCAGCTTCTGCACCTCGGCCACCTCGGCCGGGCCGACACCCAGGTCGCCGAGGTCCTTGCCGCTCTCGTTGGCCGCGCGGGCGAGCTCGCCCAGCCACCACTTCTTCGCGGCCGGCGCCTCGACGCCGAGCTCGACGGTCTTCACGATGTACTCGAGTGCGCCGCCGTTGATGACGTCGCGCATCTCCAGGTCGGTGAAGCCCCACTCGCTCTGCAACCGGGCCCGCCGCAAGGAAGGTGCCTCGGGCAACGTTGCGCGGATCTCCTCGACCCATTCGCGCGACGGTGCGATCGGGACCAGGTCCGGCTCGGGGAAGTACCGGTAGTCGTCCGCGTCGGACTTCTCCCGGCCCGAGGTGGTGATGCCGGTGTCCTCGTGCCAGTGCCGGGTCTCCTGCAGGATCTTCCCGCCGGTCGACAGGATCGCCGCCTGCCGGGTGATCTCGTAGGTGATGGCGCGCTCGACCGAACGGAACGAGTTCACGTTCTTGGTCTCGGTCCGGGTGCCCAGCGTCGAGGAGCCGGTCGGCTTCAGCGACACGTTGGCGTCGCAGCGCATCGAGCCCTGGTCCATTCGGACGTCGGAAACGCCGAGCGCGAGCAGCAGATCGCGCAGCTGGCTCACCAGCGCCTTCGCGACCGCCGCGGCCTTGTCGCCCGGGACCTCGATCGTCTTGGTGACGATCTCGATCAGCGGGATACCGGCCCGGTTGTAGTCGACCAGCGAGTGCGACGCGCCCTGGATCCGGCCGGTCGCGCCACCGACGTGGAGAGACTTGCCGGTGTCCTCCTCCATGTGCGCGCGCTCGATCTCGATCCGGTACGTCTCGCCGTCGACGACCACCTCGGTCCACCCGTTGAAGGCGATCGGCTCGTCGTACTGCGAGGTCTGGAAGTTCTTCGGCATGTCCGGGTAGAAGTAGTTCTTCCGGGCGAACCGGCACCACTCGGCGATCTCGCAGTTCAGCGCGAGACCGATCTTGATCGCGGACTCGACGCCGACCGCGTTCACCACCGGCAGCGCGCCGGGCAGGCCGAGGCAGACCGGGCAGGTCTGCGTGTTCGGCTCGGCGCCGAACTCGGTCGGGCAACCGCAGAACATCTTCGACTTCGTGTTCAGCTCGACGTGGATCTCGAGCCCCATCACCGGGTCGTACTGCGCGAGCGCGTCCTCGATCGGCATCACATCGGCAACGACAGTCATCGGGTGACCTCCAGCTCCGGAGCCTTCGACATCAGCACGCCACCCCACTGGTCGGCCAGCGCGGACTCCAACGCGGCACCGACCTGGTAAAGCAGGTCGTCGCGCATCACCGGAGCCATCACGTGGAAGCCGACCGGCAGCCCGTCCTCGTCGGCCAGGCCGACCGGGAACGAGGCCGCGGCGTTGCCG
It encodes:
- the gatB gene encoding Asp-tRNA(Asn)/Glu-tRNA(Gln) amidotransferase subunit GatB, which codes for MTVVADVMPIEDALAQYDPVMGLEIHVELNTKSKMFCGCPTEFGAEPNTQTCPVCLGLPGALPVVNAVGVESAIKIGLALNCEIAEWCRFARKNYFYPDMPKNFQTSQYDEPIAFNGWTEVVVDGETYRIEIERAHMEEDTGKSLHVGGATGRIQGASHSLVDYNRAGIPLIEIVTKTIEVPGDKAAAVAKALVSQLRDLLLALGVSDVRMDQGSMRCDANVSLKPTGSSTLGTRTETKNVNSFRSVERAITYEITRQAAILSTGGKILQETRHWHEDTGITTSGREKSDADDYRYFPEPDLVPIAPSREWVEEIRATLPEAPSLRRARLQSEWGFTDLEMRDVINGGALEYIVKTVELGVEAPAAKKWWLGELARAANESGKDLGDLGVGPAEVAEVQKLVDSGALNDKLARQVFDGLVKGEGTPAEIMESRGLALVSDDSALIEAIDRAIAANPDVVEKVNSGKPAAAGALIGAVMKDMRGQADAAKVRELLNTKLGI
- a CDS encoding general stress protein, with protein sequence MRPGVEVLVHDTVIVSAKSYPEAQETVGFLRSSGMGRHSLAIVGAELVLTERPRTSTARLAAKSASTGLGLGLLAAVFVTLVADTNLSGLAVMLWGLVYGVLVGALVGLFRGLVHNRPDAVFTDPLPSRYEVRCAAADASVARALLDQQTNLSTTTLTDAA
- a CDS encoding PQQ-dependent sugar dehydrogenase, whose amino-acid sequence is MLKASGAARTAGAVVALAALLAACGDGGGDAEPSVSTASTTSGPTSPSGTAKPRAVKLTVAGTVATGVEVPWGLAFLPDKSALVAERDSGKVKLIAGDKVTEVGTVPGVDSSSEGGLLGLAVDPKYPARPYVYAYYSTGNDNRIARFTYQDGRIASPEVILDGIPMSAIHNGGRLRFGPDGFLYAGTGDGSDRPNSQNDDSLGGKILRITTEGKAAPDNPGGRLWISKGHRNVQGLAFAGSQLYAAEFGQDTWDELNAITPGANYGWPAVEGISQLDGMADPIAQWRTSDASPSGITFAQGYIFMAGLRGERLWAIPVAEGRRTGKPVAFFTKQFGRLRTVEAAPDGSLWLTTSNTDGRATPKPGDDRILRVTITH